From Diaminobutyricibacter sp. McL0608, one genomic window encodes:
- the aceA gene encoding isocitrate lyase, producing the protein MSTAEKTPRRPGDVTQTAAELQLEWDADPRWEGIRRDYTAADVVALRGTVQEDRTLARRGAEKLWELIHESGTADDPQWVAALGALTGNQAVQQVRAGLKAIYLSGWQVAADANLAGQTYPDQSLYPANSVPAVVRRINNALLRAGQISNSENGADDRDWLAPIVADAEAGFGGPLNAYELMRSMIEAGAAGVHWEDQLASEKKCGHMGGKVLVPTGQHIRTLNAARLAADVAGVPTIVIARTDSLAATLLTSDHDERDREFLTGGRTAEGFYEVRNGIDPVIARGLAYAPYADLLWVESAEPDLELARTFAERIHRDFPGKKLAYNCSPSFNWRSQLDDDQIARFQRELATYGYAFQFITLAGFHALNHSMFTLATDYAERHMSAYVDLQEAEFASERHGYTATRHQREVGTGYFDRIATALNPDSATLALVGSTESEQF; encoded by the coding sequence GTGAGCACCGCAGAGAAGACCCCCCGCAGACCCGGCGACGTGACGCAGACCGCAGCCGAGCTGCAGCTCGAATGGGACGCCGACCCGCGCTGGGAGGGCATCCGTCGTGACTACACCGCGGCCGACGTCGTCGCGCTCCGCGGCACCGTCCAGGAGGACCGCACCCTCGCCCGGCGTGGCGCCGAAAAGCTGTGGGAGCTCATCCACGAGTCCGGCACCGCCGACGACCCGCAGTGGGTCGCGGCCCTCGGTGCGCTCACCGGCAACCAGGCCGTGCAGCAGGTGCGTGCCGGTCTCAAAGCCATCTATCTTTCCGGCTGGCAGGTCGCCGCCGACGCGAACCTCGCCGGTCAGACCTACCCCGACCAGAGCCTGTACCCGGCGAACTCGGTGCCAGCTGTCGTCCGCCGCATCAACAACGCGCTCCTGCGCGCTGGTCAGATCTCGAACAGCGAGAACGGCGCCGACGACCGCGACTGGCTCGCGCCGATCGTGGCGGATGCTGAGGCCGGCTTCGGCGGCCCGCTCAACGCCTACGAGCTCATGCGGTCGATGATCGAAGCCGGCGCGGCCGGCGTGCACTGGGAGGACCAGCTGGCGAGCGAGAAGAAGTGCGGGCACATGGGCGGCAAGGTGCTCGTGCCGACCGGGCAGCACATCCGAACCCTGAACGCTGCGCGGCTCGCCGCCGACGTCGCGGGGGTCCCCACGATCGTGATCGCCCGCACCGACTCGCTCGCCGCGACCCTGCTCACGAGCGACCACGACGAACGGGACCGCGAGTTCCTCACCGGCGGGCGCACGGCCGAAGGCTTCTACGAGGTGCGCAACGGTATCGACCCAGTCATCGCGCGCGGCCTCGCCTACGCCCCGTACGCCGACCTGCTCTGGGTCGAATCGGCCGAGCCCGACCTGGAGCTGGCGCGGACGTTCGCAGAGCGCATCCACCGCGACTTCCCCGGCAAGAAGCTCGCGTACAACTGCTCGCCGTCGTTCAACTGGAGATCCCAGCTCGACGACGACCAGATCGCCCGGTTCCAGCGGGAGCTTGCGACGTACGGGTACGCATTCCAGTTCATCACCCTGGCCGGTTTCCACGCCCTCAACCACTCCATGTTCACGCTCGCGACGGACTACGCCGAGCGGCACATGAGCGCCTACGTCGACCTGCAGGAAGCCGAATTCGCCTCCGAGCGCCACGGCTACACCGCGACCCGCCACCAGCGGGAGGTCGGCACGGGCTATTTCGACCGGATCGCGACCGCGCTCAACCCTGACAGCGCCACGCTCGCCCTGGTCGGCAGCACCGAGTCCGAACAGTTCTGA
- the aceB gene encoding malate synthase A has protein sequence MIEITGAIEDRFDEILTPEAIEFLRELHERFAARRHELLAERLRKRVDAANGRDPQFLPETRRIREDPSWRVAGAGPGLEDRRVEITGPTDPKMTINALNSGAKVWLADLEDATSPTWANIIGGQVSLFDAARGTIAHTSPDGRHYRVTAGETPTIVMRPRGWHLVEKHIEFTDRAGRSMAASASLVDFGLYFWHNAAPLVAAGRGPYFYLPKLESHDEARLWNDIFVFAQAYVGMPAGTIRATVLIETIQAAFEMDEILYELREHCAGLNAGRWDYIFSIIKTFRSRGRRFVFPDRKQITMTVPFMRAYAELLVATCHRRGAYAIGGMSAFIPNRRDPLVTEQALEKVGADKRREAGDGFDGTWVAHPDLVATAQAEFDAVLGGRPNQLDRLRADVHVDGAQLLDIGSIGGEVTLDGVRDNVTVALRYIEAWLRGIGAVAIDNLMEDAATAEISRSQLWQWIENRTVTAEGTLVDAQLVTRILGHEIVRLGGTPGDRFAEAADVLSDVALQPEFPTFLTIGAYARYLVDEAPSEEEPLALAG, from the coding sequence ATGATCGAGATCACGGGAGCGATCGAGGATCGCTTCGACGAGATACTGACCCCCGAGGCGATCGAGTTCCTGAGGGAGCTGCACGAGCGCTTCGCCGCCCGCCGGCACGAGCTGCTCGCCGAGCGCCTGCGCAAACGTGTCGACGCCGCGAACGGGCGCGACCCGCAGTTCCTGCCCGAGACCCGCCGCATCCGTGAGGACCCGTCGTGGCGGGTCGCGGGCGCCGGCCCGGGCCTCGAGGACCGGCGCGTCGAGATCACCGGCCCGACCGATCCGAAGATGACCATCAACGCCCTCAACTCGGGGGCGAAAGTCTGGCTCGCCGACCTGGAGGATGCGACCAGTCCGACCTGGGCGAACATCATCGGCGGCCAGGTCTCACTGTTCGATGCGGCTCGCGGCACGATCGCGCACACGAGTCCCGACGGCAGGCACTACCGCGTCACAGCCGGGGAGACGCCGACGATCGTGATGCGGCCACGCGGCTGGCACCTCGTCGAGAAGCACATCGAGTTCACCGACCGGGCCGGGCGTTCCATGGCGGCCTCGGCCAGCCTTGTCGATTTCGGGCTGTACTTCTGGCACAACGCCGCACCACTCGTCGCGGCGGGACGCGGCCCGTACTTCTACCTGCCGAAACTCGAGAGCCACGACGAGGCCCGCCTCTGGAACGACATCTTCGTGTTCGCCCAGGCGTATGTCGGGATGCCCGCCGGGACCATCCGCGCGACCGTGCTCATCGAGACCATCCAGGCCGCCTTCGAGATGGACGAGATCCTCTACGAACTCCGCGAGCACTGTGCCGGCCTCAACGCAGGCCGGTGGGACTACATCTTCAGCATCATCAAGACGTTCCGCTCGCGCGGTCGCCGGTTCGTGTTCCCCGACCGCAAGCAGATCACGATGACCGTCCCGTTCATGCGCGCCTACGCCGAACTGCTCGTCGCCACCTGTCACCGACGTGGCGCGTATGCCATCGGCGGCATGAGTGCGTTCATCCCGAACCGGCGCGATCCGCTGGTCACCGAGCAGGCGCTCGAGAAGGTCGGCGCCGACAAGCGGCGCGAGGCCGGCGACGGGTTCGACGGGACGTGGGTCGCGCATCCCGACCTGGTCGCGACAGCGCAGGCGGAGTTCGACGCGGTGCTCGGCGGCCGGCCGAACCAGCTCGACCGGTTGCGCGCGGATGTCCACGTCGATGGTGCCCAGCTGCTCGACATCGGCTCGATCGGCGGAGAAGTCACGCTCGACGGGGTCCGGGACAACGTCACGGTGGCGCTGCGCTACATCGAGGCCTGGCTGCGCGGCATCGGCGCGGTCGCGATCGACAACCTGATGGAGGATGCGGCGACCGCCGAGATCTCGCGCTCGCAGCTCTGGCAGTGGATCGAGAACCGCACGGTCACGGCGGAAGGAACGCTGGTCGACGCCCAGCTCGTCACGCGCATCCTCGGCCACGAGATCGTCCGCCTCGGCGGAACGCCGGGGGACCGCTTCGCGGAGGCGGCGGATGTGCTCAGCGACGTCGCGCTGCAGCCCGAGTTCCCGACATTCCTCACCATCGGCGCCTACGCGCGGTATCTCGTCGATGAGGCGCCCTCCGAGGAGGAGCCGCTGGCTCTCGCCGGCTGA
- a CDS encoding GNAT family N-acetyltransferase: MTVNVRPATAEDASALAAVAAVTFPLACPPHTTDEAKAQFIATVLSEERFAGYLTDQARDLLIAESEDGTAIGYAMLVNGEPADPDVAGAIRVRPTIELSKCYVLPGHHGEGVAGLLMRASIDAATAREAEGIWLGVNEENARAQHFYGKHGFERVGSKRFLVGDRLEHDWVMERAL, from the coding sequence ATGACCGTGAACGTCCGACCGGCGACCGCCGAGGATGCGTCTGCGCTCGCTGCCGTCGCAGCCGTGACGTTCCCGCTCGCCTGCCCGCCGCATACGACCGACGAGGCGAAGGCACAGTTCATCGCGACCGTGCTCTCGGAAGAACGCTTCGCGGGCTATCTCACAGACCAGGCCCGGGATCTGCTCATCGCCGAGAGCGAGGACGGCACGGCGATCGGCTACGCAATGCTGGTCAACGGCGAGCCCGCGGATCCGGATGTTGCCGGCGCGATCCGTGTCCGGCCGACGATCGAGTTGAGCAAGTGCTACGTGCTCCCCGGCCACCACGGCGAGGGGGTCGCGGGCCTTCTGATGCGGGCGAGCATCGACGCCGCGACCGCCCGCGAGGCCGAGGGGATCTGGCTCGGCGTCAACGAGGAGAACGCGCGCGCGCAACATTTCTACGGCAAGCACGGGTTCGAGCGCGTCGGTTCGAAGCGCTTCCTCGTCGGCGACCGGCTCGAACACGACTGGGTGATGGAACGCGCGCTCTGA
- a CDS encoding NADP-dependent oxidoreductase, protein MHETMRAAVIDGPGEPGVFRVADFAVPDRVSAEFLVKVVAAGVNPIDAKTRAGRGVFGAIRNFPSILGQDFSGVVVQSPYEAHPIKPGDEVFGMVMVPRFGGAYAEYVTVPSISVVRKPSTLSHIEAAGAPVAALTAWGMVVEVAKAHEGQRMLIHAGSGGVGHFAVQFASYFGAYVIATSSARNLGWLRELGASEVVDYANTRFEDVVSEVDVVIDLVGNVHDDTGSRSLNVLRPGGLIVNVPTGSWPTFAEEAAAAGVRGTAFKVAPDGHSLAVVARLLESGAVRVHVDRIFDLDEVADAHSMLELGHTRGKLVLKVAEG, encoded by the coding sequence ATGCACGAAACCATGCGGGCTGCCGTCATCGATGGGCCCGGAGAGCCGGGCGTGTTCCGTGTGGCCGACTTCGCCGTCCCCGATCGGGTGAGCGCCGAGTTCCTGGTCAAGGTTGTCGCGGCGGGCGTGAACCCGATCGATGCGAAGACGCGCGCCGGTCGCGGCGTCTTTGGGGCCATCCGGAACTTCCCGAGCATCCTCGGCCAGGACTTCAGCGGCGTCGTCGTGCAGTCTCCGTACGAAGCGCACCCGATCAAACCGGGCGACGAGGTGTTCGGCATGGTCATGGTCCCGCGGTTCGGCGGCGCATATGCCGAATACGTCACGGTCCCGAGCATCAGCGTCGTGCGCAAACCGAGCACGCTCTCGCACATCGAGGCGGCGGGGGCACCGGTCGCCGCGCTGACCGCCTGGGGCATGGTCGTGGAGGTGGCGAAGGCGCACGAAGGGCAGCGGATGCTCATCCACGCCGGCAGCGGAGGCGTCGGTCATTTCGCGGTGCAGTTCGCCTCATACTTCGGCGCGTACGTGATCGCGACGTCCTCGGCACGCAACCTGGGCTGGCTGCGCGAGCTCGGCGCATCCGAAGTCGTCGACTACGCGAACACGCGCTTCGAGGACGTCGTGTCTGAGGTGGATGTCGTCATCGACCTGGTCGGCAATGTGCACGACGACACCGGGTCGCGCTCGTTGAACGTGCTCCGCCCGGGCGGCCTGATCGTGAATGTTCCGACCGGCAGCTGGCCCACCTTCGCCGAAGAGGCGGCGGCGGCCGGCGTGCGCGGGACAGCGTTCAAGGTCGCTCCCGACGGGCACAGCCTGGCCGTCGTCGCGCGGCTGCTCGAGTCGGGCGCCGTACGCGTTCATGTCGACCGCATCTTCGACCTCGACGAAGTCGCCGACGCGCACAGCATGCTGGAGCTGGGACACACCCGGGGCAAACTCGTGCTCAAGGTCGCCGAGGGCTGA
- a CDS encoding DUF998 domain-containing protein yields the protein MRGLSVPLARAWRRLTPALVVFGTGTVLAGLAIIWAARFTVPYPVYVSELGAVGAPTAGAFQVALVCVAAGGIAIALAVGHARSDARILNRWMPAVTIGFAGLCFAVASQVTCTSTCPVPLVDPRSTPQDLTHTVFAVLGFAAACYAMLQVAFSRRRPRVARFSLVSAIAVGVISGAGGLLALVHVAVDFGSWLEFGGMTVAIAWLATYGLALIVEGRDPELAVRTERDAHERMRAEASWPGPSGLSESA from the coding sequence GTGAGAGGTCTGTCGGTTCCGCTGGCCCGTGCGTGGCGGCGGCTGACCCCGGCGCTCGTGGTGTTCGGCACAGGGACCGTCCTCGCGGGTCTCGCGATCATCTGGGCCGCGCGGTTCACCGTGCCGTACCCGGTCTACGTCAGCGAACTGGGCGCGGTGGGCGCTCCGACGGCCGGTGCCTTCCAGGTGGCGCTCGTCTGCGTCGCAGCGGGCGGGATCGCGATCGCGCTCGCCGTCGGCCATGCCCGGTCGGATGCACGCATCCTGAATCGCTGGATGCCGGCGGTCACGATCGGTTTCGCCGGCCTCTGTTTCGCGGTCGCCTCCCAGGTCACCTGCACGTCGACCTGCCCGGTGCCTCTCGTCGATCCGCGTTCGACCCCGCAGGACCTCACCCACACCGTGTTCGCCGTGCTCGGCTTCGCTGCCGCCTGTTACGCGATGCTCCAGGTCGCCTTCTCGCGCCGCAGACCGCGCGTCGCCCGGTTCTCGTTGGTGAGCGCGATCGCGGTGGGAGTGATCTCCGGTGCCGGCGGCCTCCTGGCACTGGTCCATGTCGCCGTCGATTTCGGTTCATGGCTGGAGTTCGGGGGCATGACCGTGGCGATCGCGTGGCTTGCGACGTACGGCCTCGCGCTCATCGTCGAGGGCCGCGACCCCGAACTCGCCGTGCGGACCGAGCGGGATGCGCACGAGCGGATGCGCGCCGAAGCCTCGTGGCCGGGGCCGTCGGGGCTCAGCGAGTCCGCATAA
- a CDS encoding YqaJ viral recombinase family protein, which yields MTDLMLTFPWEVDVTAKPAHLSYETRIVARASDRIAWLRARSRGITATDVAKLSTPRSVHNAALDKLHGTGFTGNVYTEHGRAREPQIASWVKANYGIQPSDALFHAEASRRHLATPDGLVVRDTGAIELAEIKTTNKGWRSIPRNYLRQVWWQQYVLGAERTLLVWEQHEDFVPIGSEPECRWVDRDENEIAILVHLADQLLATLMRTR from the coding sequence GTGACCGACCTGATGTTGACCTTCCCCTGGGAGGTCGACGTGACGGCGAAACCCGCCCATCTCTCGTACGAGACCCGCATCGTGGCTCGTGCGAGCGACCGTATCGCCTGGCTGCGGGCGCGAAGCCGGGGCATCACTGCGACCGACGTCGCCAAGCTGTCGACCCCGCGATCCGTGCACAACGCCGCGCTCGACAAGCTGCACGGAACAGGCTTCACGGGCAACGTCTACACCGAGCACGGGCGGGCGCGCGAACCGCAGATCGCATCCTGGGTGAAAGCCAACTACGGGATCCAGCCCAGCGACGCGCTCTTCCACGCCGAAGCGAGCCGACGGCACCTGGCGACGCCGGACGGGCTCGTGGTCCGCGACACCGGCGCCATAGAACTCGCCGAGATCAAGACGACGAACAAAGGCTGGCGCAGCATCCCCCGCAACTACCTGCGGCAGGTCTGGTGGCAGCAGTACGTCCTCGGCGCCGAGCGCACGCTGCTCGTCTGGGAGCAGCACGAAGACTTCGTACCGATCGGCAGCGAGCCCGAATGCCGCTGGGTCGACCGCGACGAGAACGAGATCGCGATCCTGGTCCACCTCGCCGACCAGCTGCTCGCAACGCTTATGCGGACTCGCTGA
- a CDS encoding Gfo/Idh/MocA family protein: MTNSIETLPTPRHTDPADAPPLRWGILAPGVIANDFVDALRAHTRQQVVAVGSRTLERAAAFAARHGFERAYGSYEELVADPDVDVVYVASPHSEHAAHAHLVIAAGKHVLIEKPMAVTAAEARGIAEAARAAGVFAMEAMWTRYLPQTDIARQLLADGMLGEVKVVTADFGGAAAYDPAGRLWAPALAGGALLDIGVYVVSWASFALGAPESVIATGELAPTGVDAQVALVLTSPGGGQALLSTSLLSGTPSLGSISGTAGRIETDSPFWGPSGIRFHGSGGTVLHWADPFGRPYRQGMSYEAAALARYVTDGLTDSPLHPLDEAITTLQTIDEARRQVGYRSAAGGAQ, from the coding sequence GTGACGAACTCCATCGAAACCCTTCCGACACCCCGCCACACCGATCCGGCCGACGCGCCTCCCCTCCGCTGGGGAATCCTCGCGCCGGGAGTCATCGCGAACGACTTCGTCGATGCACTCCGTGCCCACACCCGCCAGCAGGTCGTCGCTGTCGGATCGCGCACGCTCGAGCGCGCAGCGGCGTTCGCGGCCCGCCACGGCTTCGAACGCGCCTACGGTTCCTACGAAGAACTCGTGGCCGACCCCGACGTCGACGTCGTCTACGTCGCATCGCCGCACAGCGAGCACGCCGCCCATGCGCACCTGGTCATCGCGGCAGGCAAGCACGTGCTCATCGAGAAGCCGATGGCCGTGACGGCCGCGGAGGCGCGAGGCATCGCCGAAGCGGCGCGGGCGGCAGGCGTCTTCGCCATGGAGGCGATGTGGACGCGGTACCTGCCGCAGACGGACATCGCCCGGCAGTTGCTGGCCGACGGGATGCTCGGAGAAGTGAAAGTCGTCACCGCCGACTTCGGCGGGGCCGCCGCCTACGATCCCGCTGGCCGGCTGTGGGCCCCCGCTCTCGCCGGGGGCGCACTGCTCGACATCGGCGTCTACGTCGTGTCCTGGGCGTCGTTCGCGCTCGGCGCTCCCGAGAGCGTCATCGCGACGGGAGAGCTCGCGCCGACCGGCGTCGATGCCCAGGTCGCCCTTGTACTCACCTCGCCCGGCGGAGGCCAGGCGCTCCTCAGCACCAGCCTTCTGTCGGGTACGCCATCCCTCGGCAGCATCAGTGGGACCGCAGGGAGGATCGAGACGGACTCGCCGTTCTGGGGACCGAGCGGCATCCGATTCCACGGTTCCGGCGGCACCGTCCTGCACTGGGCCGACCCGTTCGGGAGACCGTACAGGCAGGGCATGTCGTACGAGGCGGCGGCACTTGCGCGCTACGTCACCGACGGACTCACCGACTCGCCGCTCCATCCGTTGGACGAAGCGATCACGACACTCCAGACGATCGACGAGGCACGCCGCCAGGTAGGCTACCGGAGCGCTGCCGGCGGGGCACAATAG